Proteins encoded by one window of Eremothecium cymbalariae DBVPG#7215 chromosome 1, complete sequence:
- the BUD27 gene encoding prefoldin-like protein (similar to Ashbya gossypii AFR519C), translating into MDELISKVEISIGRLGEKREFLEGQRRGYLEVRERLLAFEDSVGNGGAGERGVVFGDVIISSRIYVSIGCEYYVERSAAEAVEWVGGRLRQIEDAIEDVRGNIRGAKKTLDDMRQWEGILGGESGDAEFGDEEGSGEELPFMEIREEVDDEGNVISSSVTPQLHSGRNRHDVWPDVASYSDAAEIATPVNRNNVVDGLENNVVEELQGKTETKREYRMGLFSEMSQPQDDVNKGKSETDDGLEEIRVAAVSDVRKEKDKRETVSENQVTTPANSKPDFVNPGILAIDEKDIYTFDDIVEQLEKYDLEEYGNVDSADIRYNFEDYNRMLISVTDQNDDREEEKEEREREDNPNVSDDDDDNVDDDDDENNDYDYKFMPSLVPRGASQDSFIEQINKLRAEKLSKLQESKVSHPRSILKDSNVKKSKKKSVGFAEELEIYEVENMRQETKANTFHFPRNPWRNLNSYDYPGPSEVSSDNLDEDGFDSDLFAKLIGAKEPDETHELHENVEANRCTSRGTKLKKSSRFKTEREAHNLSSLVEDSTPVTSVHEEAIIKDVIEREVVVGDIIEKEHSIEDVVEKEESLKIDSTVPEKTELSKFKKNLQSLQKPRLLRQKPPPIHFSDSESEDDEGESYLDINGVTPPKVAEPFPDAIQDIIANNKKEVIKMPDVEFQALAGNLDDMARAYILGMYDSDIDDPGTVVEKLKDLKHYNLQVEELKDEIKQCRDSIIDNSPSDEKYDEDGPMVSDVIEHEAATTGLHEDNENLALQQDKLIKEVSLEYHMMRQKILSWSNNIENDDDEALQLEPIDEYGNPIKTSRFKASQLISPVFKRL; encoded by the coding sequence ATGGATGAACTTATTAGCAAGGTTGAGATATCAATTGGTAGGTTAGGTGAGAAAAGGGAGTTTTTGGAGGGGCAGCGGAGGGGTTATCTGGAGGTTCGTGAGCGATTGTTAGCGTTCGAGGATAGTGTTGGTAATGGTGGAGCCGGGGAGAGGGGTGTTGTGTTTGGGGACGTTATTATATCTTCGAGGATCTACGTTAGTATTGGGTGCGAATATTACGTCGAGCGGTCAGCAGCGGAAGCTGTGGAGTGGGTTGGAGGCAGGTTAAGGCAAATTGAGGATGCGATAGAAGATGTCAGGGGGAATATCAGGGGGGCAAAGAAGACGTTGGATGATATGCGGCAGTGGGAAGGGATTTTAGGGGGAGAAAGTGGCGATGCTGAGTTTGGAGATGAGGAGGGGTCCGGGGAGGAATTGCCATTTATGGAGATTAGAGAAgaggttgatgatgaggGTAATGTTATTAGCAGCTCTGTAACGCCACAACTGCATAGTGGTAGGAATAGGCATGATGTTTGGCCGGATGTGGCCAGCTACTCGGACGCAGCAGAAATAGCTACGCCAGTAAACCGGAATAATGTGGTAGATGGATTGGAGAATAATGTGGTCGAAGAATTGCAAGGAAAGACAGAAACCAAGCGTGAATATAGAATGGGTTTGTTTTCTGAAATGTCGCAACCGCAGGATGATGTGAACAAAGGCAAATCAGAGACTGATGATGGTTTGGAAGAAATTCGCGTCGCAGCCGTGTCAGATGTGCGTAAGGAAAAGGATAAGCGTGAAACTGTGTCAGAAAATCAAGTTACGACGCCTGCGAATTCAAAGCCGGATTTTGTGAATCCTGGGATTCTCGCGATTGATGAGAAGGACATCTATACATTCGATGACATTGTTGAGCAGCTGGAAAAATATGATTTGGAAGAGTACGGAAATGTTGATTCAGCTGATATTAGGtataattttgaagactATAACAGAATGTTAATCTCTGTTACTGACCAAAATGATGATCgcgaagaagaaaaagaagaacgGGAACGGGAAGATAATCCTAATGTTAgtgacgatgacgatgacaatgtcgatgatgatgacgatgaaaataatgatTACGATTATAAATTCATGCCATCGTTGGTTCCTCGTGGTGCGTCGCAGGATTCTTTTATAGAACAGATCAATAAATTACGTGCTGAAAAACTCTCCAAGCTGCAAGAATCCAAGGTTTCTCACCCCAGATCGATATTAAAGGATTCAAACGTTAAAAAGagtaaaaaaaagagtGTTGGGTTTGCAGAAGAATTGGAGATTTACgaagttgaaaatatgAGACAAGAGACCAAAGCCAATACGTTCCACTTCCCACGCAATCCCTGGAGAAATCTAAACAGCTATGATTATCCGGGTCCTTCTGAAGTTTCAAGCGACAATTTAGACGAGGATGGATTCGATAGTGATTTATTTGCCAAACTAATTGGAGCTAAAGAGCCCGATGAAACCCATGAACTTCACGAGAATGTGGAAGCAAATCGTTGTACATCGCGGGGCACAAAGTTAAAGAAGAGCTCCAGATTCAAAACGGAAAGAGAGGCCCATAATTTATCTTCTCTAGTTGAAGATTCCACACCAGTAACTAGTGTACACGAGGAGGCTATTATAAAGGACGTAATTGAACGGGAAGTCGTTGTCGGCGATATAATTGAAAAGGAACattcaattgaagatgTAGTTGAGAAGGAGGAGTCTCTGAAGATAGATTCTACGGTGCCTGAAAAAACTGAGTTGTCtaaattcaagaaaaacCTTCAATCTCTACAAAAACCAAGACTGCTAAGGCAAAAACCTCCACCGATTCATTTTTCAGATTCTGAGagtgaagatgatgaaggtgaATCGTATCTAGATATAAATGGCGTCACACCACCCAAAGTCGCGGAACCGTTTCCTGATGCTATCCAAGATATAATAGCTAATAATAAGAAAGAAGTTATCAAAATGCCTGATGTTGAGTTTCAAGCATTGGCAGGTAATCTAGATGATATGGCTAGGGCGTATATCCTGGGCATGTACGACAGTGATATCGATGACCCAGGAActgttgttgaaaaacTAAAAGATTTAAAGCATTACAACTTACAGGTGGAGGAGCTAAAGGACGAAATTAAACAATGCCGAGACTCCATCATAGATAATTCACCTTCggatgaaaaatatgacGAAGATGGACCTATGGTGTCGGATGTTATCGAACATGAAGCTGCAACTACAGGTCTACATGAAGACAATGAAAATTTGGCGTTACAACAGGATAAACTAATCAAGGAGGTTAGTCTAGAGTACCACATGATGAGGCAAAAAATTCTATCCTGGAGTAACAATATAGAAaatgatgacgatgaagcGCTCCAATTGGAACCCATAGACGAGTATGGAAATCCCATAAAGACAAGTAGATTCAAGGCTTCACAACTGATCTCGCCAGTCTTTAAGCGCCTCTGA
- the EPL1 gene encoding Epl1p (similar to Ashbya gossypii AFR520W): protein MPIPSAQVDQGVSSNGSNSAASASLTRFRHRKISVKQKLRIYKACDLKDLDHDELQQRELLEIETGVEKNEEREEHLHKILQNSQLKTKDLYIPTPDASRVWKEFDRFYYGKFQEPKNYIQFSAQLEDCCGPCYNLDERDEAFLNNVLNFENEGDRLSEYEFEMLMTNFESAIKERQPFLTMDPESILPYEDLKPTMLKNDIGDVGIKTELAAELQMEAGQPFLTKFDSRTGSNSRYMGILIEKYGLPVYEYWRQRKIEVVGGSVIPSLRAERGKDKDDNDPYFCFRRREVRQTRKTRRVDSQNSQKLRLLYQQLQYTKELALLVAKREKMSMDTLLKDKEIFQLRCHTKSLKRELGIKGEDEDLISQKRRKLVSNVITNKKYLVAQTEATSLKKLKTKGKDRKLAVKQPSGSDLKRQQLHFQKSDQQRQMQQQHLLQQQQVNGSQSQQDSSVVSHVYVKLPSSKIPDIVLEDVEKLLSMKERNTKRFVEDKMRRRREEDGNLFFNLTDDPYNPVFEVHIPPNIKPTNAPFSSIVSSKFEINRSYYTPNLQDYIAGASNFVSAYNKDGEVIENIKYKRLEFYNPFEDKRESHTRELPLRFRRRIGRCGIEYLDRKDINRNPNDMIEQFMDFSIINEQEENSDVINVYDSKLDELSRLHERWKYDSDYNSYGIKFSNEPSRLNQISNETQVIRFGTMLGTKSYEQLRDATLKYRQNIMAQRKKLINAQRQLQQQPQQPQSPQQQQQPQQQ, encoded by the coding sequence ATGCCGATACCCAGTGCGCAGGTGGATCAGGGCGTTAGTTCCAATGGTAGTAATAGTGCGGCTTCGGCGTCATTGACCAGGTTTAGGCATCGTAAGATCAGTGTCAAGCAGAAGCTAAGGATATACAAGGCTTGCGACTTGAAGGACTTAGACCACGATGAGTTGCAACAGCGGGAGCTGCTTGAGATTGAGACAGGGGTGGAGAAGAATGAGGAAAGGGAGGAGCATTTGCATAAGATATTACAGAACAGTCAGCTGAAGACGAAGGATCTTTATATTCCGACTCCCGATGCGTCGCGGGTATGGAAGGAGTTTGACCGGTTTTACTATGGGAAGTTTCAGGAGCCTAAGAATTATATTCAATTTTCCGCGCAGCTAGAGGATTGTTGCGGACCGTGTTATAATTTGGATGAGCGAGATGAGGcctttttgaataatgtgctcaattttgaaaatgaggGGGACAGGCTTTCTGAGTATGAGTTTGAGATGCTAATGACGAATTTTGAGTCAGCCATTAAGGAGCGCCAGCCGTTTCTGACCATGGATCCTGAAAGTATACTCCCGTATGAGGATTTGAAGCCCACAATGCTTAAGAACGATATAGGAGATGTGGGGATTAAGACGGAGTTGGCGGCAGAGTTACAGATGGAAGCTGGGCAACCATTTTTAACTAAATTTGATAGTCGTACGGGTTCTAATTCAAGATATATGGGCATTCTGATCGAGAAATATGGGCTACCTGTCTATGAATACTGGCGGCAGCGAAAGATTGAAGTTGTTGGTGGTTCGGTTATTCCATCTCTAAGAGCAGAGCGTGGGAAGGATAAGGATGATAATGATCcgtatttttgttttcgcAGGAGAGAAGTCAGGCAAACTAGGAAAACTAGGAGAGTCGATTCACAAAATAGTCAGAAATTGCGTCTGCTATACCAGCAATTACAATATACCAAGGAATTGGCACTATTAGTAGCGAAACGTGAAAAGATGTCCATGGATACGTTACTAAAGGATAAAGAAATATTCCAACTCAGATGCCATACCAAGTCATTGAAACGTGAATTGGGTATCAAAGGGGAGGATGAGGATTTGATTTCACAAAAGAGACGAAAGTTGGTAAGTAATGTTAtcacaaataaaaaatatctCGTTGCTCAAACTGAGGCAACTTCcctgaagaaattaaagaCAAAGGGTAAAGATAGGAAGTTAGCTGTTAAGCAACCATCAGGATCGGATTTGAAAAGACAACAGCTACACTTTCAGAAATCTGACCAGCAAAGACAAatgcaacagcagcatcttcttcagcaacAACAGGTTAATGGTAGCCAATCACAACAGGATTCATCCGTTGTTTCTCATGTATATGTCAAATTGCCTAGCTCGAAAATACCGGATATTGTCTTGgaagatgttgaaaagCTTTTGTCTATGAAGGAAAGAAACACCAAGagatttgttgaagataagatgaggaggaggCGTGAAGAGGATGGTAACctattttttaatttaacAGACGATCCATACAACCCTGTGTTTGAGGTACATATCCCTCCAAATATCAAACCAACAAACGCCCCATTTTCTTCTATTGTTTCGTCAAAATTTGAGATCAATAGATCTTATTATACTCCAAATCTACAAGATTATATTGCTGGTGCTTCTAATTTTGTTTCTGCATACAATAAAGATGGAGAAGTTAtagaaaatataaaatacaaGAGATTAGAATTCTATAATCCATTTGAAGATAAACGAGAATCCCATACTAGAGAATTACCATTGAGATTTAGAAGACGTATTGGTCGTTGTGGTATTGAGTACTTAGATCGCAAGGATATTAACCGAAACCCTAATGATATGATAGAGCAGTTTATGGATTTCTCAATAATCAATGAACAGGAAGAAAATTCAGATGTAATTAACGTCTATGATTCCAAACTAGATGAGTTATCACGACTTCATGAACGGTGGAAATATGATTCAGACTATAATTCTTACGGTATCAAATTTTCAAACGAACCTTCTAGATTAAACCAAATAAGTAATGAAACACAAGTGATAAGGTTCGGTACCATGTTGGGCACAAAGTCCTATGAACAGTTACGTGATGCTACCTTGAAATATCgtcaaaatattatggctcaaagaaagaaactAATCAACGCGCAGAGACAgctgcaacaacaaccacaacaaccGCAATCCCcgcaacaacagcagcaaccaCAGCAACAATAG
- the BST1 gene encoding Bst1p (similar to Ashbya gossypii AFR521W) yields MKRKFRSTCQKGAALVKRGIPIYSMVATSDDHTVDALQGPYPYVEMASTGPILRYRSKLNFLITLGLFFILLTTFTTMYKPFQGSNSPKCRPVMMAPSYALIKGFDKEFHRLAQKYHLYLYREQGRDKGPSIDNEIHLDGIPVLFIPGNAGSFKQMRSLAASAANLYYGESRSSIVNDDAKNLDFFGADFNEDYTAFHGRTMLDQAEYCNAAIDYILELYKRSSAYKKSGEPLPQSVIVVGHSMGGVVARVMTTLKNHIPESINTIFTLSSPHSTAPATFDGDILKIYEQLNSFWRNKFNTGDYFYVNNMSVVSITGGILDSILPADYTSISSIIPEQNGFTTYSTTIPGVWTPVDHLAIVWCDQLRTVLAKLLIEMVDSKSASKTHPLAKRMELARRYLLSGLEDSYEQGFNAWGPLIAENVKPIQIDNFKEIEMNVPLTINKSNHDAISEYSVFKIHESTGNKTFSILTSFSNTEVFFCKTVKLQNDITYQIGNRMYNCTSMSEYMISVPRSFKGSLYPTESSVGSGNNPFKLLHTNDTILSSYNLVVVQKPPLNDIRESDFIVAELSTRKSVETFNKNLFQLLFSPLKINHVASDFSFIFAIRFPRMTSSLVSYVMSIEYDNKNLVFEPLLSQSVAKTFETKWHLDLQHPVDISFYSDAPFIPSLATSDKSLRITLLVPPLTDLKIRLRINWFMTLKLLFTRYRLAILTLPTVLISLVLCCQFFIYNKSGDFMSFDLALHFLVRKYWGYLMTVSIFLTPLMNVSMVQKLLLLLDPIRYSHQLQLSNKQIISSIYYLGVNEVFMCWLGPMLLTMSLTLVYLLYALIAVVDFVLNKGYNKIIQRSLRDGVKKFLMVDDEINKKFEIRHYIGFIIVTFSVLFYIPYQVAYVLLTLLQVTTCIRLSQIDRGLKKYANLKNYNLSLLLLLLLVLPVNIPVVVVFLHNLAVDWETPFTSHHNFLAILPLIFLIAANTSFRMPARYKANSRGLITVGGLLYLSIFTLIYGIRTLYWVHHLVNAFAGWLFLISLDNISPSDR; encoded by the coding sequence ATGAAAAGGAAATTTCGCTCTACCTGTCAAAAAGGGGCGGCGCTTGTAAAGCGAGGAATACCCATATATTCGATGGTGGCTACATCTGATGATCATACTGTAGATGCTTTACAAGGTCCATATCCCTATGTTGAAATGGCCAGTACTGGGCCTATTCTGAGATATAGAAGTAAACTCAACTTTTTAATCACCCTAGGGctgttttttattttattaacaACGTTTACGACCATGTACAAACCGTTTCAAGGGTCGAATTCTCCCAAATGTAGACCTGTAATGATGGCTCCATCGTATGCGCTCATAAAGGGTTTTGATAAAGAGTTCCATAGGTTAGCACAGAAGTATCACTTGTATCTCTATAGGGAACAGGGAAGGGACAAGGGACCATCGATAGACAACGAAATACATTTAGATGGTATACCGGTATTATTTATTCCAGGCAATGCTGGGAGCTTTAAGCAGATGAGATCGCTGGCAGCATCTGCTGCAAACTTATATTATGGAGAAAGCCGTTCTTCCATAGTTAATGACGATGCTAAGAATCTGGACTTTTTCGGTGCAGATTTTAATGAGGACTATACTGCTTTTCATGGTCGAACCATGTTGGATCAAGCAGAATATTGCAATGCGGCGattgattatatattaGAGCTCTACAAAAGAAGTTCTGCATATAAGAAATCGGGGGAACCACTACCACAATCAGTCATCGTCGTGGGTCATTCTATGGGCGGGGTTGTCGCTAGAGTAATGACTACCTTGAAAAATCACATTCCAGAAAGTATTAACACTATTTTCACGTTATCGTCCCCACACTCAACAGCTCCGGCAACTTTTGATGGCGATATACTAAAAATTTATGAGCAATTGAATTCATTCTGGAGAAATAAGTTTAATACAGGTGATTATTTTTATGTAAATAACATGTCGGTAGTTTCAATCACTGGTGGGATTTTAGATTCTATTTTACCTGCTGATTATACTTCGATTTCTAGTATAATCCCAGAGCAAAATGGGTTTACCACATACTCGACAACTATCCCTGGTGTATGGACTCCAGTTGATCATCTCGCTATAGTATGGTGTGACCAATTAAGAACTGTTTTAGCAAAATTACTTATAGAAATGGTGGATTCTAAATCTGCCTCGAAAACCCATCCATTAGCAAAGAGAATGGAACTAGCCAGAAGATATCTGTTAAGTGGACTTGAAGATTCCTACGAGCAAGGCTTTAATGCCTGGGGTCCTCTCATTGCCGAAAATGTTAAACCTATTCAGattgataattttaaagaaatcgAAATGAATGTTCCTCTTACCATTAATAAATCGAATCATGATGCAATTTCAGAGTACtctgtttttaaaatccaTGAATCAACTGGCAACAAAACTTTTTCCattttaacttctttttccaatactgaagttttcttttgtaaaACCGTTAAACTGCAAAATGATATAACATATCAAATAGGGAATCGGATGTACAACTGTACCTCAATGTCCGAATATATGATCAGCGTTCCCAGGTCATTTAAAGGCTCCTTATATCCAACCGAGAGCTCTGTAGGTTCTGGTAATAATCCTTTTAAATTACTACACACAAATGATACCATATTGTCGTCTTACAATTTAGTCGTCGTTCAAAAACCACCACTGAATGATATTCGTGAGTCTGATTTTATTGTTGCCGAATTATCCACTAGAAAGTCAGTTGAAACATTCAACAAGAATTTATTTCAATTACTATTTTCCCCTTTGAAGATTAACCACGTTGCCTCTGACTTTTCTTTCATATTTGCTATTCGATTTCCTCGTATGACAAGTTCATTGGTGTCATATGTGATGAGTATTGAATATGACAATAAAAACTTAGTATTTGAACCACTTCTCAGTCAATCAGTTGCTAAGACGTTTGAAACTAAGTGGCACCTCGACTTACAGCATCCAGTCGatatatctttttacaGCGATGCACCATTTATTCCTTCTCTTGCTACATCTGATAAATCTTTAAGAATAACGCTGCTTGTACCACCCTTAACAGATCTTAAAATTAGGCTTCGTATTAATTGGTTTATGACGCTAAAGCTTTTGTTCACGAGATATAGACTTGCTATTTTGACTCTACCGACAGTTTTAATATCTCTTGTATTGTGCTGTcagttttttatttacaaTAAGTCTGGTGATTTTATGAGTTTCGATTTGGCATTGCATTTTTTGGTCAGAAAATACTGGGGCTATCTGATGACTGTTAGCATATTTTTAACACCTTTAATGAACGTTTCTATGGTTCAAAAACTATTATTGCTGCTTGATCCCATAAGGTATTCCCACCAACTGCAGTTGTCTAATAAGCAAATTATTTCAAGCATTTACTACCTAGGTGTCAATGAAGTATTTATGTGCTGGTTGGGGCCAATGCTATTAACCATGTCACTAACTCTTGTGTATCTATTGTACGCCTTGATAGCAGTAGTGGACTTTGTTCTGAATAAAGGATACAATAAAATTATTCAGAGAAGTTTAAGAGATGGAGTAAAAAAGTTTCTGATGgtagatgatgaaataaatAAGAAATTCGAAATACGGCATTATATTGGTTTCATCATAGTCACGTTCTCCGTTCTGTTTTATATTCCTTACCAGGTTGCGTATGTTCTTTTAACTCTGCTACAAGTCACCACTTGCATACGGCTATCACAAATAGATAGAGGACTGAAAAAATATGCCAACCTCAAGAATTATAACCTATctttattactattactgCTGCTTGTTCTGCCGGTAAATATccctgttgttgttgtttttcttcaCAACTTGGCAGTAGATTGGGAGACTCCATTTACGTCTCATCATAACTTTCTGGCAATTCTTCCATTAATATTTCTGATTGCAGCTAATACAAGTTTTAGAATGCCAGCCCGATATAAGGCTAACTCTCGAGGACTCATCACTGTCGGAGGATTATTGTACTTGTCAATATTTACATTAATATACGGTATCAGGACGTTGTACTGGGTTCATCATCTGGTAAATGCATTTGCAGGCTGGTTATTCTTAATAAGCCTTGACAATATATCACCGAGTGACCGTTGA
- the STE2 gene encoding alpha-factor pheromone receptor STE2 (similar to Ashbya gossypii AFR522C), with protein MSEDTLIPIEQYYDPSYNPRASLLTYESIYNHKTTVSFKDIEEFINTKITQGVFVGTKIGAAGLAILVLWMVSKNRKTPIFLINQVSLFLTLTHSSLYLKNLLGHFSSVTFAFTLFPQYISNNDLHVYAATNMFQVFLVAAIEVSLIFQVRVIFRADNYKRVGTILTSISTVLGITTVVLYLVTAINSIKNVYYDVSKTSDAYYFNISTILMACSVNFMTLLLTVKLILAIRSRRFLGLKQFDSFHILLIMSTQTLLCPSVLYILAYALSSRGTDSLTTIATLLVTLSLPLSSMWATSANNSTKPSSINTQFSPYNCETMSFGTGSSTYYANSMNSNKRSITNKLYDLYPANHFSCKRSYGSGEDNTIVDIEKKCFNIGSSIESSPAQPSTLNNGTSSHNKSVNGNVEVQTPTTAAEEDAKRFWTDTYYPTGIPDEEFTDFKVSGEQCNIFQSPTSKTRNKSYSRNTIR; from the coding sequence atGTCAGAAGACACACTCATTCCCATAGAACAGTACTATGACCCAAGTTATAATCCACGAGCCTCACTTCTGACTTATGAATCGATTTATAATCATAAAACTActgtttcttttaaagatatAGAGGAGTTTATTAATACTAAAATAACACAAGGTGTATTCGTTGGCACTAAGATAGGTGCTGCTGGCTTGGCTATTCTAGTTTTATGGATGGTGTCTAAAAACAGGAAAACTCcgatttttttgattaaTCAAGTTTCACTCTTTTTAACGCTAACCCATTCTAGTTTATACCTGAAGAATTTACTTGGCCATTTTTCCTCGGTCACATTTGCCTTTACTTTATTTCCTCAATATATCAGTAATAATGACCTACATGTATATGCTGCTACAAACATGTTTCAAGTGTTTTTAGTTGCTGCCATAGAGGTCTCACTCATATTTCAAGTTCGAGTCATTTTTAGAGCTGACAATTACAAAAGAGTAGGTACAATTTTGACATCTATATCTACAGTGTTGGGAATTACCACCGTTGTGCTTTATTTGGTCACTGCTATCAACTCTATAAAAAATGTCTACTATGACGTTTCTAAAACAAGCGACGcctattattttaatatctctACCATTTTGATGGCCTGCTCAGTTAACTTCATGACCCTACTTTTAACTGTGAAATTAATATTAGCAATTAGATCTAGAAGGTTCCTAGGCCTAAAACAATTTGATAGCTTCCACATATTACTGATAATGTCAACTCAGACACTGCTGTGTCCATCTGTGCTATATATTCTCGCATACGCGCTCAGCAGTCGCGGCACGGATTCTCTGACTACAATTGCAACTCTGCTTGTTACTTTATCATTGCCACTTTCTTCTATGTGGGCTACCTCTGCAAATAACTCGACAAAACCTAGTTCCATTAACACTCAATTTAGTCCATATAATTGCGAAACCATGTCGTTCGGTACAGGATCCTCAACGTATTATGCTAATAGTATGAATTCAAATAAGAGGAGCATTACTAATAAGCTGTATGACCTTTATCCAGCTAACCATTTCTCATGTAAACGATCTTACGGGAGCGGTGAGGATAACACAATAgtagatattgaaaagaagtGTTTTAATATTGGAAGTAGTATTGAAAGCTCGCCAGCACAGCCTAGTACTCTAAACAATGGTACTTCAAGCCACAATAAAAGCGTAAATGGGAATGTTGAAGTACAAACCCCAACCActgctgctgaagaagatgcgAAACGATTTTGGACTGACACATACTATCCTACTGGTATACCCGATGAGGAATTCACAGATTTTAAGGTGTCTGGAGAGCAGtgcaatatattccaaTCGCCAACCAGTAAGACTAGGAATAAAAGCTACAGCCGAAATACAATTCGATAA
- the TIM18 gene encoding Tim18p (similar to Ashbya gossypii AFR523C) produces the protein MLFRPVVISPSVGFRAIGSATILRRSLSLKPNLNKFKIVPPPPGGVEGDVNEAFKHPETNYLEGSYHWYYERISAGCLIPLVAVPLYGALSGTAIQYPILDALLCSTLLIHVQLGLTSCIIDYIPKRKFGIWHNLAMYSLYAGTAVGLYGIYELETNNSGITGLLTGLWIDGETNLYIFGKR, from the coding sequence ATGTTGTTCAGGCCCGTTGTTATATCCCCATCTGTTGGGTTTAGAGCGATTGGATCTGCGACCATTTTGCGTAGATCTCTTTCCCTCAAACCGAATCtcaataaatttaaaattgtGCCACCTCCTCCAGGCGGTGTTGAAGGTGATGTGAACGAGGCCTTCAAACATCCAGAAACAAATTATCTTGAGGGCTCATACCATTGGTACTATGAGCGAATTTCCGCTGGTTGTCTCATACCATTGGTGGCAGTTCCTCTGTACGGAGCACTATCTGGAACTGCAATTCAGTATCCTATATTAGATGCACTACTTTGCAGCACGTTACTTATTCATGTTCAATTGGGGTTGACAAGCTGTATTATAGATTACATTCCAAAACGGAAGTTCGGGATATGGCATAACTTGGCAATGTATTCGTTGTACGCAGGGACTGCAGTTGGCTTGTATGGGATATATGAGCTAGAAACGAATAACAGCGGTATTACGGGTTTACTAACGGGTCTATGGATCGATGGGGAAACCAATCtttatatttttggaaaacGTTAA